One genomic region from Dehalobacter restrictus DSM 9455 encodes:
- a CDS encoding SpoIID/LytB domain-containing protein, with the protein MLFLITLTPNAALAREVTVKLVWQFPETGWLEIEVRKGSYTLDYNDVSVSLTAGDRCQIGQSSMADFLAVGDQFVILEKNKVKFTSQDQGVFRVREPEKDWISYRGNLSIVKENGCWKLYNSLEQEDYLKGVVPIEMSNAWAAKGFEALKAQAVAARTYLLKNINGGVITDSPDIHQAYLGRSVEGEASQAVTATTGEVLTDQDTGRPISIFYSSHNGGYMEAPQNVWQNQDAHYTSTPDPFSNGIGGYTDHWRFVIAADVLGEAFDLAPVRQVKLAKYVSGRVYRVVLQDWLGNEKLVSGGDFVRKFYPEGPLSNDSFLGRLFQVEYIMPVLQKNTPETPEISLTGNSLAGTSAEEGTGPLLSRIKSSNDGIAEKPGIYGVFVFNGRGWGHGVGMSQWGAYDMAMQGYSYQDILNYYYKNIDLVKME; encoded by the coding sequence ATGCTTTTTTTGATTACCCTGACACCGAATGCAGCGCTTGCAAGGGAGGTAACTGTGAAGCTTGTCTGGCAGTTTCCTGAAACCGGCTGGTTGGAAATTGAAGTCAGAAAGGGCAGTTATACCCTCGACTATAATGATGTTAGCGTCAGTTTAACAGCCGGGGACCGCTGCCAGATCGGACAGAGCAGTATGGCAGATTTCCTGGCTGTCGGCGACCAGTTCGTGATTCTGGAGAAAAATAAAGTTAAGTTTACTTCTCAAGATCAGGGCGTTTTCCGGGTCAGAGAACCCGAAAAGGATTGGATCAGCTACCGCGGAAATCTTTCCATTGTGAAAGAAAACGGTTGCTGGAAGCTGTATAATTCACTTGAGCAGGAAGACTACTTGAAAGGCGTCGTTCCGATAGAGATGAGCAATGCCTGGGCCGCAAAAGGTTTCGAAGCCCTGAAAGCGCAGGCGGTCGCCGCAAGGACATATTTGCTGAAAAATATAAACGGTGGTGTTATCACGGATTCACCCGATATCCATCAGGCTTACCTCGGCAGATCAGTGGAAGGGGAAGCCAGCCAGGCGGTGACAGCAACGACGGGAGAGGTCCTGACTGATCAGGATACCGGCAGACCCATTTCAATTTTCTACTCTTCACATAACGGTGGTTATATGGAGGCCCCCCAGAATGTCTGGCAGAATCAGGACGCTCATTATACGTCCACTCCAGATCCGTTTTCCAACGGCATTGGAGGCTATACCGATCACTGGAGGTTTGTAATTGCCGCGGATGTTCTTGGAGAAGCTTTTGATCTCGCCCCGGTAAGACAGGTGAAGCTGGCGAAATATGTATCGGGCCGCGTATACCGTGTCGTGCTTCAAGACTGGTTAGGCAACGAAAAATTGGTATCCGGCGGAGATTTCGTTCGCAAGTTTTATCCTGAAGGACCTCTTTCAAATGATTCTTTCCTTGGAAGACTATTTCAGGTAGAATATATCATGCCTGTACTTCAGAAAAATACCCCGGAGACTCCGGAGATTTCTTTGACTGGGAATTCTTTGGCAGGGACCTCTGCGGAAGAAGGCACTGGTCCGCTGCTCTCCAGGATCAAAAGCTCCAATGACGGTATAGCAGAAAAACCTGGGATATACGGTGTATTTGTTTTCAACGGCAGGGGCTGGGGACACGGCGTAGGGATGTCCCAATGGGGTGCCTATGATATGGCAATGCAAGGTTATTCTTATCAGGATATCCTAAACTATTACTACAAAAATATTGATTTGGTGAAAATGGAGTAG
- the tgt gene encoding tRNA guanosine(34) transglycosylase Tgt, with the protein MAAVKLEILKKDTRTKARLGRLHTPHGMIETPVFMPVGTQATVKSVSPEELKALGANMILSNTYHLFLRPGHELIKRAGGLHKFMNWDGAILTDSGGFQVFSLGDLRKITEEGVEFRSHLDGSKQFLSPEKATEIQIALGSDIVMAFDECTPYPANREYTKKSAERTFRWLKRCKNTLPTTEKQALFGIVQGGMYEDLRKQSAQEITELDLPGYALGGLSVGEPKEMMYEVLDYTVPLLPEAKPRYLMGVGSPDDLIEGVMRGIDMFDCVLPTRIARNGTAMTRFGKVVVRNATYADDFTPIDPTCSCYTCQNYSRAYIRHLIKADEIFGHRLMTIHNLHFLTHLMKEVRQAIAEDQLPEYRKQFFADYGYKK; encoded by the coding sequence TTGGCGGCCGTTAAACTGGAAATACTAAAGAAAGACACCCGTACCAAGGCCCGTCTGGGAAGACTTCATACGCCTCATGGCATGATAGAGACGCCTGTGTTTATGCCGGTGGGAACTCAGGCTACCGTAAAATCTGTCAGCCCGGAAGAACTGAAGGCGCTCGGAGCCAACATGATCTTAAGCAATACCTATCATCTGTTTTTGCGTCCGGGTCATGAACTGATTAAACGCGCAGGCGGCCTGCACAAATTTATGAACTGGGATGGCGCGATTTTGACCGACAGCGGGGGGTTTCAGGTTTTCAGTCTCGGGGATTTACGGAAAATCACCGAAGAGGGAGTGGAATTCCGATCCCATCTTGATGGCTCCAAACAATTCTTAAGTCCGGAAAAAGCGACGGAAATTCAAATCGCTCTTGGTTCGGATATTGTGATGGCTTTTGATGAGTGCACGCCGTACCCGGCAAACCGGGAGTACACGAAAAAATCCGCTGAACGGACCTTCCGCTGGTTGAAGCGCTGCAAAAATACGCTGCCGACTACAGAAAAGCAGGCACTTTTCGGCATTGTTCAGGGCGGAATGTATGAGGATCTCCGCAAACAAAGCGCTCAGGAAATTACCGAACTCGATCTGCCAGGGTACGCGCTGGGAGGCTTGAGCGTCGGCGAACCTAAAGAAATGATGTACGAAGTGCTGGATTATACCGTTCCGCTGCTGCCCGAAGCTAAACCAAGATATCTGATGGGTGTGGGTTCACCTGATGATTTAATCGAGGGTGTCATGCGCGGCATTGATATGTTTGATTGTGTGCTGCCGACGCGTATTGCCCGAAATGGGACAGCAATGACGAGGTTTGGCAAGGTTGTGGTCCGTAATGCCACATATGCCGATGATTTTACGCCGATTGATCCTACCTGCAGCTGTTATACCTGTCAGAATTATTCCCGGGCGTATATCCGGCACCTGATCAAAGCGGATGAGATTTTCGGACACCGGCTGATGACGATCCATAACTTGCACTTTCTAACCCATTTAATGAAAGAGGTCCGCCAGGCGATTGCCGAAGACCAGCTTCCGGAATACCGGAAACAATTCTTTGCGGACTATGGTTATAAAAAATAA
- the queA gene encoding tRNA preQ1(34) S-adenosylmethionine ribosyltransferase-isomerase QueA gives MRLEDFDYDLPERLIAQTPAEPRDSSRLMLVDKAKGEIFHYLFQDIVQFFNAGDVLVLNKTRVIPARLIGQKEGTGAKIEVLLLKRIDRDRWEVLVKPGKRLKQGQTVVFGGGLLRGELIGILDDGNRIIHFTYSGLFEEVLDSLGEMPLPPYITAKLNDKERYQTVYAKENGSAAAPTAGLHFTEELLQRIRDNGVEVLEVLLHVGLGTFRPVKTEEITEHQMHTEYFSIDSETAAKISLAKKEGRRVIAVGTTVVRTLESAAGLCQDASGNVLSETEGWTDIFIYPGYQFKIVDALITNFHFPRSTLLMLVSAFAGREMILEAYQTAVREKYRFFSFGDAMFLV, from the coding sequence ATGAGGTTGGAGGATTTTGATTACGACTTGCCGGAAAGGCTGATTGCCCAAACGCCGGCAGAACCGCGGGATTCATCAAGGCTGATGCTGGTGGATAAAGCCAAAGGTGAAATATTTCATTACTTATTCCAGGATATTGTACAATTCTTCAATGCGGGAGACGTACTTGTCCTGAACAAGACCAGGGTGATTCCGGCCAGATTAATTGGGCAAAAAGAAGGTACCGGAGCAAAAATTGAGGTGCTCCTGCTGAAGAGAATAGACAGGGACCGCTGGGAAGTCCTGGTTAAGCCCGGCAAAAGGTTAAAACAGGGTCAAACCGTTGTTTTCGGGGGAGGACTTTTGCGCGGAGAACTGATCGGAATTCTTGACGACGGAAACAGGATCATTCATTTTACGTATTCCGGCTTGTTTGAGGAAGTCCTGGACAGTCTCGGCGAGATGCCTCTGCCTCCATATATCACAGCAAAATTAAACGATAAAGAGCGGTATCAGACTGTTTATGCCAAAGAAAACGGTTCGGCCGCGGCACCTACTGCAGGCCTGCATTTTACGGAAGAGCTGCTGCAGAGGATTAGGGACAACGGAGTCGAGGTTCTTGAAGTCCTGCTGCATGTCGGGCTGGGAACGTTTCGGCCGGTGAAGACGGAAGAAATCACCGAACACCAAATGCACACGGAGTATTTCAGCATAGATTCTGAGACTGCCGCCAAAATCTCTCTGGCCAAAAAAGAAGGCCGCAGGGTGATTGCGGTTGGGACAACCGTAGTCCGGACGTTGGAATCCGCAGCGGGACTTTGTCAGGATGCTTCCGGGAATGTGCTGTCCGAAACTGAAGGATGGACGGATATTTTTATCTACCCCGGATATCAATTCAAAATTGTCGATGCCTTAATCACGAATTTCCACTTTCCGCGCTCGACACTGCTGATGCTGGTTAGTGCATTTGCAGGCCGGGAAATGATTTTGGAAGCGTATCAGACCGCAGTCCGTGAGAAATATCGTTTCTTCAGTTTTGGGGACGCCATGTTTTTAGTTTAA
- the yajC gene encoding preprotein translocase subunit YajC, with translation MDQTTTTMMYFVLFVVMIIFMFVLPSRKQKQERQKLMESIKMKAKVTTIGGILGTITKIKEDTLVIKIANNVEIEILKSAIKSAEGGKDTPVKSNKKNKPEPEEEVEETEVIDEDNDAEVK, from the coding sequence ATGGATCAAACCACGACAACGATGATGTATTTTGTACTATTTGTAGTTATGATTATCTTTATGTTTGTTTTGCCGAGCAGAAAGCAGAAACAAGAGCGGCAGAAACTGATGGAGTCCATTAAAATGAAGGCTAAAGTCACAACGATTGGCGGGATATTGGGCACCATTACCAAAATAAAAGAAGATACGCTTGTCATCAAGATCGCCAATAACGTTGAAATTGAAATACTGAAGTCCGCGATCAAAAGTGCTGAAGGCGGCAAAGATACACCTGTCAAGAGTAATAAGAAGAATAAGCCTGAACCTGAAGAAGAGGTTGAAGAGACTGAAGTAATCGATGAAGACAACGATGCTGAGGTTAAATAA